One genomic window of Choloepus didactylus isolate mChoDid1 chromosome 27, mChoDid1.pri, whole genome shotgun sequence includes the following:
- the ZNF606 gene encoding zinc finger protein 606 isoform X6: protein MLETFGHLLSVGETALPRWNQIAKPEVISLLEQGEEPWAVDGGCVQGTCPEWMRSLESKTLIPTQSIFEEQSHSMKLERYIWDDPWFSRVEVLGCQDQLEMYHMNQSRAMRQMIFMQKEVLSQRGSEFCDRGADYDQSLNFVPSQRVSQIEHFYKPDAHAESWKCNSAIMYADKITCESNDYDNTFYQSVQPIHSARMQTGDLFKCTDAVKSFNHVIHFGDHKRIHTEEKLYEYKECHQIFNQSPSFNEHPRFHIGEHQYDYKEYENIFYFSSIMEHQKINTVEKPYKYNEWEKVFGYDSFLSQHTSTYTAEKPYEYNECGTSFIWSSYLIQHKKTHTGEKPYECGKCGKVFRNRSALTKHERTHTGIKPYECNKCGKAFSWNSHLIVHKRIHTGEKPYVCNECGKSFNWNSHLIGHQRTHTGEKPFECTECGKSFSWSSHLIAHMRMHTGEKPFKCDECEKAFRDYSALSKHERTHSGAKPYKCTECGKSFSWSSHLIAHQRTHTGEKPYNCQECGKAFRERSALTKHEIIHSGIKPYECNKCGKSCSQMAHLVRHQRTHTGEKPYECNKCGKSFSQSCHLVAHRRIHTGEKPYKCNQCERSFNCSSHLIAHRRTHTGEKPYRCNECGKAFNESSSLIVHLRNHTGEKPYKCNHCEKAFCKNSSLIIHQRMHNGEKRFICSECGKAFSGHPALIQHQKNHSEEKLCELN, encoded by the exons ATGCTGGAGACCTTCGGGCACCTGCTTTCCGTGGGTGAGACGGCGCTGCCCAGAT GGAATCAGATCGCCAAGCCTGAGGTCATCTCCCTGTTGGAGCAAGGAGAAGAGCCGTGGGCAGTGGACGGAGGATGTGTTCAAGGCACTTGTCCAG AATGGATGAGAAGTCTTGAAAGCAAAACATTGATCCCAACGCAGAGTATTTTTGAGGAACAGTCCCATAGCATGAAGTTGGAAAGATACATATGGGACGATCCTTGGTTCTCCAGGGTAGAAGTCTTGGGATGTCAAGACCAATTAGAAATGTACCACATGAACCAGAGTAGAGCTATGAGACAAATGATCTTCATGCAAAAGGAAGTACTGTCTCAGAGAGGCTCTGAGTTCTGTGATCGTGGGGCAGACTATGACCAGAGCTTAAACTTTGTTCCGTCTCAGAGAGTTTCTCAAATAGAACATTTCTATAAACCTGATGCACATGCTGAAAGTTGGAAATGTAATTCAGCCATAATGTATGCAGATAAGATTACCTGCGAAAGTAATGATTATGACAACACCTTCTATCAGTCAGTACAGCCTATTCACTCTGCAAGAATGCAAACTGGAGATCTTTTCAAATGTACTGATGCTGTTAAATCTTTCAATCATGTAATACATTTTGGTGATCATAAGAGAATTCACACAGAAGAGAAACTCTACGAATATAAGGAATGTCATCAAATCTTTAACCAGAGCCCGTCATTTAATGAACATCCAAGATTTCATATTGGAGAACACCAATATGATTACAAAGAGTATGAGAATATCTTTTACTTTTCATCCATTATGGAACATCAAAAAATTAATACAGTAGAGAAACCATATAAATATAATGAATGGGAAAAAGTCTTTGGGTATGACTCATTCCTTTCTCAACATACAAGCACTTACACTgcagagaaaccctatgaatataATGAATGTGGGACATCTTTCATCTGGAGCTCTTACctaattcaacataagaaaactcatacaggagagaaaccctatgaatgtggTAAGTGTGGAAAAGTTTTCAGGAATCGATCAGCCCTTACTAAACATGAACGGACTCACACTGGAataaaaccctatgaatgtaataaatgtggaaaagccttcagctgGAATTCTCATCTTATTGTACATAAGAgaattcatacaggagagaaaccttatgtatgtaatgaatgtgggaaatcttTCAACTGGAACTCGCATCTTATTGGGcatcagagaactcatactggagagaaaccttttgAATGTACTGAATGTGGGAAATCGTTCAGCTGGAGCTCCCATCTTATTGCCCATATGAGGATGCATACTGGAGAGAAGCCCTTTAAATGTGATGAATGTGAAAAAGCTTTTAGGGATTACTCAGCCCTTAGTAAACATGAAAGGACTCACTCTGGAGCAAAACCGTATAAATGCACAGAATGTGGAAAATCTTTCAGCTGGAGCTCACATCTTATTGCCCATCAGAGAACTCATACAGGAGAGAAGCCCTATAACTGTCAGGAATGTGGCAAAGCATTCAGAGAACGCTCCGCCCTCACTAAACATGAAATAATTCATTCTGGAATTAAGCCCTATGAGTGTAATAAATGTGGAAAGTCCTGCAGCCAGATGGCCCATCTTGTTCGGCATCAAAGgactcatacaggagagaaaccttatgaatgcaataagtgtgggaaatccttcagccAGAGTTGTCACCTCGTTGCTCATCGGAGAATTCACACAGGCGAAAAACCCTATAAATGTAATCAGTGTGAAAGATCCTTTAATTGCAGCTCTCATCTTATTGCACATCGgagaactcatactggagagaaaccatacagGTGTAACGAATGTGGGAAAGCGTTCAATGAGAGTTCTTCCCTTATTGTACATCTGAGAAACcatactggagaaaaaccctacAAATGTAATCACTGTGAGAAAGCTTTCTGTAAGAATTCTTCCCTTATTATTCATCAGAGAATGCATAACGGAGAGAAACGCTTCATATGCAGTGAGTGTGGAAAAGCCTTTAGTGGTCACCCTGCCCTAATTCAGCACCAGAAAAATCACAGTGAAGAGAAACTCTGTGAATTGAATTGA
- the ZNF606 gene encoding zinc finger protein 606 isoform X4: MFFGRSTSWVALGPPYRTASGGSRGRIVPLSEPVTFKDVAVDFTQEEWGQLDPVQRTLYRDVMLETFGHLLSVGETALPRWNQIAKPEVISLLEQGEEPWAVDGGCVQGTCPEWMRSLESKTLIPTQSIFEEQSHSMKLERYIWDDPWFSRVEVLGCQDQLEMYHMNQSRAMRQMIFMQKEVLSQRGSEFCDRGADYDQSLNFVPSQRVSQIEHFYKPDAHAESWKCNSAIMYADKITCESNDYDNTFYQSVQPIHSARMQTGDLFKCTDAVKSFNHVIHFGDHKRIHTEEKLYEYKECHQIFNQSPSFNEHPRFHIGEHQYDYKEYENIFYFSSIMEHQKINTVEKPYKYNEWEKVFGYDSFLSQHTSTYTAEKPYEYNECGTSFIWSSYLIQHKKTHTGEKPYECGKCGKVFRNRSALTKHERTHTGIKPYECNKCGKAFSWNSHLIVHKRIHTGEKPYVCNECGKSFNWNSHLIGHQRTHTGEKPFECTECGKSFSWSSHLIAHMRMHTGEKPFKCDECEKAFRDYSALSKHERTHSGAKPYKCTECGKSFSWSSHLIAHQRTHTGEKPYNCQECGKAFRERSALTKHEIIHSGIKPYECNKCGKSCSQMAHLVRHQRTHTGEKPYECNKCGKSFSQSCHLVAHRRIHTGEKPYKCNQCERSFNCSSHLIAHRRTHTGEKPYRCNECGKAFNESSSLIVHLRNHTGEKPYKCNHCEKAFCKNSSLIIHQRMHNGEKRFICSECGKAFSGHPALIQHQKNHSEEKLCELN; this comes from the exons GAACCAGTGACCTTCAAGGATGTGGCCGTGGACTTCACTCAAGAGGAGTGGGGGCAGCTGGACCCTGTTCAGAGGACCCTGTACCGTGATGTGATGCTGGAGACCTTCGGGCACCTGCTTTCCGTGGGTGAGACGGCGCTGCCCAGAT GGAATCAGATCGCCAAGCCTGAGGTCATCTCCCTGTTGGAGCAAGGAGAAGAGCCGTGGGCAGTGGACGGAGGATGTGTTCAAGGCACTTGTCCAG AATGGATGAGAAGTCTTGAAAGCAAAACATTGATCCCAACGCAGAGTATTTTTGAGGAACAGTCCCATAGCATGAAGTTGGAAAGATACATATGGGACGATCCTTGGTTCTCCAGGGTAGAAGTCTTGGGATGTCAAGACCAATTAGAAATGTACCACATGAACCAGAGTAGAGCTATGAGACAAATGATCTTCATGCAAAAGGAAGTACTGTCTCAGAGAGGCTCTGAGTTCTGTGATCGTGGGGCAGACTATGACCAGAGCTTAAACTTTGTTCCGTCTCAGAGAGTTTCTCAAATAGAACATTTCTATAAACCTGATGCACATGCTGAAAGTTGGAAATGTAATTCAGCCATAATGTATGCAGATAAGATTACCTGCGAAAGTAATGATTATGACAACACCTTCTATCAGTCAGTACAGCCTATTCACTCTGCAAGAATGCAAACTGGAGATCTTTTCAAATGTACTGATGCTGTTAAATCTTTCAATCATGTAATACATTTTGGTGATCATAAGAGAATTCACACAGAAGAGAAACTCTACGAATATAAGGAATGTCATCAAATCTTTAACCAGAGCCCGTCATTTAATGAACATCCAAGATTTCATATTGGAGAACACCAATATGATTACAAAGAGTATGAGAATATCTTTTACTTTTCATCCATTATGGAACATCAAAAAATTAATACAGTAGAGAAACCATATAAATATAATGAATGGGAAAAAGTCTTTGGGTATGACTCATTCCTTTCTCAACATACAAGCACTTACACTgcagagaaaccctatgaatataATGAATGTGGGACATCTTTCATCTGGAGCTCTTACctaattcaacataagaaaactcatacaggagagaaaccctatgaatgtggTAAGTGTGGAAAAGTTTTCAGGAATCGATCAGCCCTTACTAAACATGAACGGACTCACACTGGAataaaaccctatgaatgtaataaatgtggaaaagccttcagctgGAATTCTCATCTTATTGTACATAAGAgaattcatacaggagagaaaccttatgtatgtaatgaatgtgggaaatcttTCAACTGGAACTCGCATCTTATTGGGcatcagagaactcatactggagagaaaccttttgAATGTACTGAATGTGGGAAATCGTTCAGCTGGAGCTCCCATCTTATTGCCCATATGAGGATGCATACTGGAGAGAAGCCCTTTAAATGTGATGAATGTGAAAAAGCTTTTAGGGATTACTCAGCCCTTAGTAAACATGAAAGGACTCACTCTGGAGCAAAACCGTATAAATGCACAGAATGTGGAAAATCTTTCAGCTGGAGCTCACATCTTATTGCCCATCAGAGAACTCATACAGGAGAGAAGCCCTATAACTGTCAGGAATGTGGCAAAGCATTCAGAGAACGCTCCGCCCTCACTAAACATGAAATAATTCATTCTGGAATTAAGCCCTATGAGTGTAATAAATGTGGAAAGTCCTGCAGCCAGATGGCCCATCTTGTTCGGCATCAAAGgactcatacaggagagaaaccttatgaatgcaataagtgtgggaaatccttcagccAGAGTTGTCACCTCGTTGCTCATCGGAGAATTCACACAGGCGAAAAACCCTATAAATGTAATCAGTGTGAAAGATCCTTTAATTGCAGCTCTCATCTTATTGCACATCGgagaactcatactggagagaaaccatacagGTGTAACGAATGTGGGAAAGCGTTCAATGAGAGTTCTTCCCTTATTGTACATCTGAGAAACcatactggagaaaaaccctacAAATGTAATCACTGTGAGAAAGCTTTCTGTAAGAATTCTTCCCTTATTATTCATCAGAGAATGCATAACGGAGAGAAACGCTTCATATGCAGTGAGTGTGGAAAAGCCTTTAGTGGTCACCCTGCCCTAATTCAGCACCAGAAAAATCACAGTGAAGAGAAACTCTGTGAATTGAATTGA
- the ZNF606 gene encoding zinc finger protein 606 isoform X7 has product MLETFGHLLSVGNQIAKPEVISLLEQGEEPWAVDGGCVQGTCPEWMRSLESKTLIPTQSIFEEQSHSMKLERYIWDDPWFSRVEVLGCQDQLEMYHMNQSRAMRQMIFMQKEVLSQRGSEFCDRGADYDQSLNFVPSQRVSQIEHFYKPDAHAESWKCNSAIMYADKITCESNDYDNTFYQSVQPIHSARMQTGDLFKCTDAVKSFNHVIHFGDHKRIHTEEKLYEYKECHQIFNQSPSFNEHPRFHIGEHQYDYKEYENIFYFSSIMEHQKINTVEKPYKYNEWEKVFGYDSFLSQHTSTYTAEKPYEYNECGTSFIWSSYLIQHKKTHTGEKPYECGKCGKVFRNRSALTKHERTHTGIKPYECNKCGKAFSWNSHLIVHKRIHTGEKPYVCNECGKSFNWNSHLIGHQRTHTGEKPFECTECGKSFSWSSHLIAHMRMHTGEKPFKCDECEKAFRDYSALSKHERTHSGAKPYKCTECGKSFSWSSHLIAHQRTHTGEKPYNCQECGKAFRERSALTKHEIIHSGIKPYECNKCGKSCSQMAHLVRHQRTHTGEKPYECNKCGKSFSQSCHLVAHRRIHTGEKPYKCNQCERSFNCSSHLIAHRRTHTGEKPYRCNECGKAFNESSSLIVHLRNHTGEKPYKCNHCEKAFCKNSSLIIHQRMHNGEKRFICSECGKAFSGHPALIQHQKNHSEEKLCELN; this is encoded by the exons ATGCTGGAGACCTTCGGGCACCTGCTTTCCGTGG GGAATCAGATCGCCAAGCCTGAGGTCATCTCCCTGTTGGAGCAAGGAGAAGAGCCGTGGGCAGTGGACGGAGGATGTGTTCAAGGCACTTGTCCAG AATGGATGAGAAGTCTTGAAAGCAAAACATTGATCCCAACGCAGAGTATTTTTGAGGAACAGTCCCATAGCATGAAGTTGGAAAGATACATATGGGACGATCCTTGGTTCTCCAGGGTAGAAGTCTTGGGATGTCAAGACCAATTAGAAATGTACCACATGAACCAGAGTAGAGCTATGAGACAAATGATCTTCATGCAAAAGGAAGTACTGTCTCAGAGAGGCTCTGAGTTCTGTGATCGTGGGGCAGACTATGACCAGAGCTTAAACTTTGTTCCGTCTCAGAGAGTTTCTCAAATAGAACATTTCTATAAACCTGATGCACATGCTGAAAGTTGGAAATGTAATTCAGCCATAATGTATGCAGATAAGATTACCTGCGAAAGTAATGATTATGACAACACCTTCTATCAGTCAGTACAGCCTATTCACTCTGCAAGAATGCAAACTGGAGATCTTTTCAAATGTACTGATGCTGTTAAATCTTTCAATCATGTAATACATTTTGGTGATCATAAGAGAATTCACACAGAAGAGAAACTCTACGAATATAAGGAATGTCATCAAATCTTTAACCAGAGCCCGTCATTTAATGAACATCCAAGATTTCATATTGGAGAACACCAATATGATTACAAAGAGTATGAGAATATCTTTTACTTTTCATCCATTATGGAACATCAAAAAATTAATACAGTAGAGAAACCATATAAATATAATGAATGGGAAAAAGTCTTTGGGTATGACTCATTCCTTTCTCAACATACAAGCACTTACACTgcagagaaaccctatgaatataATGAATGTGGGACATCTTTCATCTGGAGCTCTTACctaattcaacataagaaaactcatacaggagagaaaccctatgaatgtggTAAGTGTGGAAAAGTTTTCAGGAATCGATCAGCCCTTACTAAACATGAACGGACTCACACTGGAataaaaccctatgaatgtaataaatgtggaaaagccttcagctgGAATTCTCATCTTATTGTACATAAGAgaattcatacaggagagaaaccttatgtatgtaatgaatgtgggaaatcttTCAACTGGAACTCGCATCTTATTGGGcatcagagaactcatactggagagaaaccttttgAATGTACTGAATGTGGGAAATCGTTCAGCTGGAGCTCCCATCTTATTGCCCATATGAGGATGCATACTGGAGAGAAGCCCTTTAAATGTGATGAATGTGAAAAAGCTTTTAGGGATTACTCAGCCCTTAGTAAACATGAAAGGACTCACTCTGGAGCAAAACCGTATAAATGCACAGAATGTGGAAAATCTTTCAGCTGGAGCTCACATCTTATTGCCCATCAGAGAACTCATACAGGAGAGAAGCCCTATAACTGTCAGGAATGTGGCAAAGCATTCAGAGAACGCTCCGCCCTCACTAAACATGAAATAATTCATTCTGGAATTAAGCCCTATGAGTGTAATAAATGTGGAAAGTCCTGCAGCCAGATGGCCCATCTTGTTCGGCATCAAAGgactcatacaggagagaaaccttatgaatgcaataagtgtgggaaatccttcagccAGAGTTGTCACCTCGTTGCTCATCGGAGAATTCACACAGGCGAAAAACCCTATAAATGTAATCAGTGTGAAAGATCCTTTAATTGCAGCTCTCATCTTATTGCACATCGgagaactcatactggagagaaaccatacagGTGTAACGAATGTGGGAAAGCGTTCAATGAGAGTTCTTCCCTTATTGTACATCTGAGAAACcatactggagaaaaaccctacAAATGTAATCACTGTGAGAAAGCTTTCTGTAAGAATTCTTCCCTTATTATTCATCAGAGAATGCATAACGGAGAGAAACGCTTCATATGCAGTGAGTGTGGAAAAGCCTTTAGTGGTCACCCTGCCCTAATTCAGCACCAGAAAAATCACAGTGAAGAGAAACTCTGTGAATTGAATTGA